In Cyanobium sp. ATX 6F1, the following are encoded in one genomic region:
- a CDS encoding nucleotidyltransferase domain-containing protein, with product MEATTLVLERIHLHPAVQRVILYGSRALGRHRSGSDIDLCLQAPALGLGELLQLGAELDDLLLPWRIDLQLLHLIDHPTLLEHIARAGMVLWEPPGAA from the coding sequence GTGGAGGCCACAACCCTGGTGCTGGAGAGGATCCACCTCCATCCAGCGGTGCAGCGAGTGATTCTCTACGGGTCACGGGCGCTGGGCCGGCACCGCTCCGGATCCGACATCGACCTGTGCCTTCAGGCCCCGGCCCTGGGGCTGGGCGAGCTGCTGCAGCTTGGCGCTGAACTCGATGATCTGCTGCTGCCCTGGCGGATCGATCTGCAACTCCTGCATCTGATCGACCACCCCACCCTGTTGGAGCACATCGCCAGGGCAGGGATGGTGTTGTGGGAGCCGCCAGGGGCGGCATGA
- a CDS encoding nucleotidyltransferase substrate binding protein, translated as MAGLVVRVIAPGLPWVQRSESALNGSAAWARLTQVFGTAAAMAEADVRWLQRLDNYGRALATLQRAIATARSRPLNELEEQGLIQAFEFSHELSWQLLKDFLVDQGVSGISGSRDAVREAVVRDLLRPGCENVWMAMIRSRNLTSHTYNPSLAQEIAGLIVEAYGLELQALHDEMAKRARQR; from the coding sequence GTGGCTGGGCTGGTGGTGAGAGTCATCGCCCCAGGTCTGCCGTGGGTACAACGTAGCGAAAGCGCTCTGAATGGCTCTGCGGCGTGGGCCAGACTCACCCAGGTGTTTGGAACAGCTGCAGCCATGGCGGAAGCGGATGTGCGCTGGCTGCAACGGCTTGACAACTACGGTCGCGCCCTTGCCACTCTGCAACGGGCTATCGCCACGGCCCGCTCTCGCCCTCTCAATGAGCTGGAGGAGCAGGGGTTGATCCAAGCTTTCGAATTCAGCCATGAACTGAGCTGGCAGCTGTTGAAGGATTTTCTGGTGGATCAGGGCGTGAGCGGGATCAGCGGTTCGCGGGATGCGGTGCGGGAAGCCGTGGTGAGGGATCTGCTCAGACCGGGCTGCGAAAACGTGTGGATGGCGATGATCCGCAGCCGCAATCTCACCAGCCACACCTACAACCCCTCCCTGGCTCAAGAGATCGCAGGCCTGATTGTGGAAGCGTATGGGTTGGAGCTGCAGGCTCTGCATGATGAGATGGCGAAGCGGGCCAGGCAGCGTTGA